In the Paenibacillus pabuli genome, one interval contains:
- a CDS encoding glycoside hydrolase family 3 C-terminal domain-containing protein, whose protein sequence is MKEYEQYPMWDAALPLERRLDDLIERLTIEEKISLIPTREAAVPRLGIPAYNVGGEAAHGVAWKGEATVFPQPLGLSSTWNTALMREIGSVIGDEARAYHHREPERHGLTLWAPTVDLERDPRWGRTEEGYGEDPVLTGEMSAALVQGMQGNHSFYLKMVATLKHFFANNNEKDRLNCSSSIDPRNLREYYLKAFETPFVEGGALSMMTAYNSINGTPAIESPYVNDVVKGEWAMPGFIVCDGGDLSQTVNYHGYHATHAESAAGALKAGVDCLTDEVDLVVSALEEALDRNLLEEEDLDRAIRNIFGVRMRLGQLDRSGLNPYASIPESVLCAPEHANLSYRAAVESIVLLKNEGLLPLKSDALRKVSVIGPLADAVFTDWYSGTLPYHITALDGLRNRLTDTEILYEDGNDRISLKTTEGQVLSIGDEGIIVAVPEGSAEGATFVHQDWGWGSHTLRSVKNNRYVTLNEEGKYQAIAPEIGGWFVKEVVQFDPQIDDSSLLRTWNGIPLGLAEHQGKHVLAPVTATPEDGVEASKVSNSVIGAKEPVTLVKHVEIDGIQRAVAAAKASDSAVVVVGNSPYINGKEEIDRPGLTLPSEQIRLVKEVCKVNPNTIVVIVGSYPFTLQELKDIAPAIVSLTHAGQELGHAVADVLLGAYAPAGRLNMTWYEDESQLPDMMDYDIINNGTTYMYHEGPVLYPFGHGLTYSPFEYDGISAQRIEVASGTDVLKVEVQVRNAGEVASDEVVQIYGHPQTSRVKRPLKQLIGFKRIHLASGEVETVSFEIPVQKLAFWDVTRERYCVETATWSFMAGRSSEDIRQTTDMEIEGEIIPARRLDLPTFAENFDEYAGVLLDECLEGRSAVRVVAPGEPLYKEDQAAWIGFLNNGTQGAHAFEARVAAFGKNGELQIRSGAPDGPVLGTCSVPMNISDSALGQGRSDIEWTTVQCPLQPEQELDRLYIVFQGGAAVQQFQLKC, encoded by the coding sequence ATGAAGGAATATGAACAATACCCCATGTGGGATGCAGCATTGCCGCTCGAACGGCGATTGGATGACCTGATTGAACGTTTAACGATAGAAGAGAAGATCAGCCTGATTCCTACTCGTGAAGCAGCTGTCCCGCGGCTGGGGATTCCTGCATACAACGTTGGGGGTGAAGCTGCCCATGGGGTGGCCTGGAAAGGGGAAGCAACCGTTTTTCCACAGCCTCTCGGACTCTCCAGCACATGGAATACGGCACTCATGCGTGAAATTGGTTCAGTCATTGGAGATGAGGCCAGAGCCTACCACCATCGCGAACCTGAACGCCACGGCTTGACCTTATGGGCACCAACCGTCGATCTGGAGCGTGATCCACGTTGGGGAAGAACAGAAGAAGGCTATGGTGAAGACCCTGTATTAACGGGTGAGATGTCGGCAGCTCTCGTGCAAGGCATGCAGGGGAATCATTCATTTTATTTGAAAATGGTAGCTACCCTGAAGCACTTTTTCGCCAATAATAACGAAAAAGACCGGCTAAATTGTTCATCCAGCATTGATCCGCGGAATTTACGTGAGTACTATCTTAAGGCATTTGAGACACCGTTTGTTGAGGGTGGTGCCTTATCCATGATGACAGCCTATAATTCCATCAACGGGACCCCTGCAATTGAAAGTCCTTATGTGAACGATGTGGTCAAAGGCGAATGGGCTATGCCTGGTTTTATCGTCTGTGACGGAGGAGACCTCTCCCAAACCGTAAACTACCATGGATACCATGCGACGCACGCCGAATCTGCGGCAGGTGCCTTGAAGGCAGGTGTGGATTGCCTGACCGATGAAGTGGATCTGGTGGTCTCTGCATTGGAAGAGGCCCTTGATCGAAATTTACTGGAAGAAGAAGATCTGGACCGGGCTATTCGCAACATATTTGGTGTGCGCATGCGCCTAGGACAACTGGACCGCTCGGGTCTTAATCCATATGCGTCTATACCGGAGTCTGTCCTGTGTGCGCCAGAACATGCCAATTTAAGCTATCGAGCTGCGGTAGAATCCATCGTTTTGCTGAAAAATGAGGGTTTGCTCCCATTAAAGTCTGATGCACTTCGCAAAGTGAGCGTCATTGGACCTCTCGCGGATGCGGTGTTCACCGATTGGTACAGCGGTACGCTGCCGTATCATATCACGGCACTGGATGGTTTGCGGAACCGATTGACTGATACAGAGATCCTCTATGAGGACGGAAATGATCGAATCAGTCTCAAGACTACGGAAGGGCAGGTATTATCCATCGGGGACGAAGGAATCATTGTTGCCGTTCCTGAAGGCAGTGCCGAGGGGGCTACGTTCGTTCACCAGGATTGGGGATGGGGAAGCCATACGCTGCGAAGCGTGAAGAATAATCGTTATGTTACGTTAAACGAGGAAGGTAAATATCAGGCGATTGCACCAGAGATCGGTGGATGGTTTGTGAAGGAAGTCGTGCAATTTGATCCCCAGATCGATGACAGCAGCTTGTTGCGGACGTGGAATGGAATTCCATTGGGCCTTGCTGAACATCAGGGCAAGCATGTTTTGGCACCAGTTACTGCTACACCGGAGGATGGAGTGGAAGCATCAAAAGTGAGTAACTCGGTGATTGGAGCGAAGGAGCCGGTTACACTGGTGAAGCATGTCGAGATAGACGGTATTCAGCGAGCAGTAGCTGCTGCAAAAGCAAGTGATTCAGCTGTTGTGGTTGTCGGCAATAGTCCCTATATTAATGGCAAGGAAGAAATCGATCGGCCAGGTCTCACCCTCCCGTCTGAGCAGATCCGTCTAGTCAAAGAGGTTTGCAAGGTAAATCCGAATACCATTGTAGTGATTGTAGGAAGTTATCCATTTACATTGCAGGAGTTAAAGGACATCGCTCCAGCCATCGTATCCTTGACCCATGCAGGGCAAGAGCTTGGACATGCGGTTGCAGATGTGCTGCTTGGCGCGTATGCTCCGGCAGGTAGACTGAATATGACCTGGTACGAGGATGAATCTCAGCTTCCCGATATGATGGATTACGATATTATTAATAACGGTACGACATATATGTACCATGAGGGTCCGGTACTATATCCATTTGGTCATGGTTTGACTTATTCCCCGTTCGAATATGATGGAATTAGCGCTCAGCGAATAGAAGTAGCATCCGGAACGGATGTGTTGAAAGTTGAAGTGCAAGTCCGAAATGCAGGAGAAGTTGCAAGTGATGAAGTGGTACAAATCTATGGGCACCCGCAGACATCCCGAGTGAAGCGGCCTTTGAAGCAATTAATTGGCTTTAAGCGTATACATCTTGCATCTGGCGAAGTGGAGACGGTATCTTTTGAAATCCCTGTGCAAAAGCTTGCCTTCTGGGATGTCACACGTGAGCGGTACTGCGTGGAGACAGCGACCTGGTCCTTTATGGCTGGACGCTCTTCGGAGGATATTCGTCAGACAACCGATATGGAGATCGAGGGAGAGATTATACCAGCCCGCCGACTGGACTTGCCAACATTTGCAGAAAATTTTGATGAGTATGCAGGTGTGCTCCTGGATGAGTGCCTGGAAGGGCGATCGGCAGTTCGGGTCGTTGCTCCTGGAGAACCATTGTATAAGGAAGATCAGGCCGCCTGGATTGGTTTCCTGAATAACGGAACACAAGGAGCTCATGCATTTGAGGCACGGGTAGCTGCTTTTGGAAAAAATGGTGAACTGCAGATTCGTTCAGGAGCTCCAGATGGACCGGTTCTTGGGACATGTTCTGTGCCCATGAATATATCTGACTCTGCACTGGGTCAAGGTCGTTCTGACATCGAATGGACAACGGTGCAATGCCCGCTCCAACCTGAGCAGGAGCTTGATCGTTTATATATTGTGTTCCAAGGTGGCGCAGCCGTTCAGCAGTTCCAATTAAAATGTTAG